In the Acidobacteriota bacterium genome, one interval contains:
- the sucD gene encoding succinate--CoA ligase subunit alpha, protein MSILIDAGTKVVVQGMTGAEGSFHTRKMVESGTRVVAGVTPGKGGQIHEGIPVFNTVAEAMAATGANASAVFVPAAFAADAALEAIDAGIPLLVTITEGIPVRDMVKVAQALSGSRTRMIGPNCPGIITPGRCKIGIMPAQIHQPGTVGVLSRSGTLTYEAVDQLSRAGLGQSTCIGIGGDPIIGSPFTSLLPEFEADPQTEAVVLIGEIGGTAEEEAAAWIRDNMSKPVVSFIAGATAPPGRRMGHAGAIISGGKGTAAEKKQALRDAGILVADSPAEIGKRVLEALGR, encoded by the coding sequence ATGAGTATTCTGATCGATGCGGGCACCAAGGTCGTCGTCCAGGGGATGACGGGTGCGGAAGGCTCCTTCCACACCAGGAAGATGGTCGAATCGGGAACCCGGGTCGTGGCGGGCGTCACGCCGGGCAAGGGCGGGCAGATCCACGAGGGGATCCCGGTGTTCAACACCGTCGCCGAAGCCATGGCGGCCACCGGGGCCAACGCCTCGGCGGTCTTCGTTCCCGCGGCCTTCGCCGCCGACGCGGCCCTCGAAGCCATCGACGCGGGTATCCCGCTGCTGGTGACGATCACCGAGGGGATTCCCGTCAGGGACATGGTCAAGGTGGCGCAGGCTCTCTCCGGCTCGCGGACCCGGATGATCGGCCCCAACTGCCCGGGCATCATCACGCCGGGCCGCTGCAAGATCGGCATCATGCCGGCCCAGATTCACCAGCCGGGGACCGTGGGCGTGCTGTCGCGCTCCGGTACGCTGACTTACGAGGCTGTCGACCAACTCAGCCGGGCGGGCCTGGGCCAGAGCACCTGTATCGGCATCGGTGGTGATCCGATCATCGGCTCGCCGTTCACCTCGCTGCTGCCCGAGTTCGAGGCGGACCCCCAGACGGAGGCCGTCGTGCTGATCGGAGAGATCGGCGGCACCGCCGAGGAAGAGGCCGCGGCCTGGATCCGCGACAACATGAGCAAACCGGTGGTCTCGTTCATCGCTGGGGCCACGGCGCCTCCCGGACGGCGCATGGGGCATGCCGGCGCCATCATCAGTGGCGGCAAGGGTACGGCGGCGGAGAAAAAGCAGGCCCTGCGGGACGCGGGCATCCTCGTGGCGGACTCGCCGGCGGAAATCGGCAAGAGGGTGCTCGAGGCCCTGGGCCGCTGA
- the ndk gene encoding nucleoside-diphosphate kinase — MARERTLAMIKPDVVKKNVLGAVFTAIEEAGLQPVALRRAQLSKSQAEGFYAVHRQRPFFGELTDFMSSGPALLMVLEGEDAIRRWRELLGATNPAEAAEGTLRQRFGTNIQCNGFHGSDAPETAAFEIGYLFPGMDLVPA; from the coding sequence ATGGCTCGTGAACGAACCCTGGCGATGATCAAGCCGGATGTCGTGAAGAAGAACGTACTGGGAGCTGTTTTCACCGCGATCGAGGAGGCCGGCTTGCAGCCTGTGGCCCTGCGGAGGGCCCAACTGAGCAAGAGCCAGGCCGAGGGCTTTTACGCGGTCCACCGTCAGCGGCCCTTCTTCGGTGAACTGACCGACTTCATGAGCAGCGGTCCGGCGCTGTTGATGGTTCTCGAGGGAGAAGACGCCATCCGCCGCTGGCGGGAGCTGCTGGGTGCCACCAATCCGGCGGAAGCCGCCGAGGGCACTCTGCGGCAGCGTTTCGGGACGAACATCCAGTGCAACGGTTTCCACGGTTCCGACGCGCCCGAAACGGCGGCTTTCGAGATCGGCTACCTGTTTCCGGGGATGGATCTCGTTCCAGCCTGA
- the sucC gene encoding ADP-forming succinate--CoA ligase subunit beta — protein sequence MNVHEYQAKDILARFGVKVPRGKIAESVEDVRAAATEIGAPVMVKAQVHAGGRGKGGGIKFCKTIDEAVEQGGRILGMTLVTPQTGPQGKLVRKVYVTEALDIEHEYYLSVLIDRARARLTVMASAEGGVEIEKVAAQTPEKILRQDVDPAVGYLPFVGRKIGFGLGFAPAQVKAFTGMLGAMIRCFDECDASLVEINPLVTTPAGDLYALDAKLNFDDNALFRHREIAELRDLDEEDPLEVEASRYDLNYIKLDGTVGCMVNGAGLAMATMDIIDMAGARPANFLDVGGSANKESVTNAFRILLSDPDVRAVLVNIFGGIVRCDRVADGIIAAAREVKIGVPLVVRLQGTHAEQAREMLADSGLELQVAEGLDEAARKVVAATRGGAA from the coding sequence TTGAACGTGCACGAGTACCAGGCGAAGGACATCCTCGCCCGTTTCGGGGTGAAAGTGCCCCGAGGCAAGATCGCCGAGAGCGTCGAAGACGTCCGGGCCGCCGCCACGGAGATCGGCGCGCCGGTGATGGTCAAAGCCCAGGTCCATGCCGGTGGGCGAGGCAAGGGTGGGGGCATCAAGTTCTGCAAGACCATCGACGAGGCCGTCGAGCAGGGAGGCCGGATCCTCGGTATGACCCTGGTCACGCCCCAGACCGGCCCCCAGGGCAAGCTGGTGCGCAAGGTGTACGTCACCGAGGCCCTCGACATCGAGCACGAGTACTACCTGAGCGTATTGATCGATCGCGCCAGGGCCCGCCTGACGGTCATGGCTTCGGCCGAGGGGGGTGTGGAGATCGAGAAGGTCGCCGCACAGACGCCCGAGAAGATCTTGCGCCAGGACGTGGATCCCGCCGTGGGCTATCTGCCCTTCGTGGGCCGGAAGATCGGTTTCGGCCTGGGGTTTGCGCCGGCCCAGGTCAAGGCCTTCACCGGGATGCTCGGCGCGATGATCCGCTGCTTCGACGAGTGTGATGCCTCGCTGGTGGAGATCAATCCGCTGGTGACCACGCCCGCGGGCGATCTCTACGCTCTCGATGCCAAGCTCAACTTCGACGACAACGCTCTCTTCCGTCACCGGGAGATCGCCGAGCTGCGGGACCTGGACGAGGAGGATCCCCTCGAGGTGGAGGCTTCGCGCTACGACCTGAACTACATCAAGCTGGACGGCACGGTGGGCTGCATGGTCAACGGCGCCGGCCTGGCGATGGCGACGATGGACATCATCGACATGGCGGGGGCGCGGCCGGCGAACTTCCTCGATGTGGGGGGCTCGGCGAACAAGGAGTCCGTGACCAACGCTTTCCGGATCCTTCTTTCCGACCCAGACGTGCGGGCCGTGCTGGTCAACATCTTCGGCGGCATCGTGCGCTGTGACCGGGTGGCCGACGGCATCATCGCCGCGGCCCGCGAGGTGAAGATCGGGGTACCGCTGGTCGTCCGCCTGCAGGGAACCCATGCGGAGCAGGCGCGCGAGATGCTGGCCGATTCGGGACTCGAACTCCAGGTGGCCGAGGGCCTCGACGAGGCCGCGCGGAAGGTCGTGGCAGCCACCCGTGGAGGTGCGGCATGA
- a CDS encoding sulfatase-like hydrolase/transferase, producing the protein MLALLAACLFLAAAPASAPSGRPAGIVLITLDTTRADHLGCYGRSPSPTPNLDVLAAAGVRFDQALSPAPLTLPAHASVMTGLPPRLHGARDNGERLPPGVKTLAEALADAGWQTAAVVGSAVLDRATGIDRGFAVFDDQVRQGPRRWFDWRERAASQVVDRALEEVARLESPFLLWVHLYDPHLPWVAPEPWRSRFEGHPYQAEIAFADDQLGRLLAAVRRRWPAVLVAVAGDHGESLGEHGEKDHGVLLFQTTQRVPLILAGPSVPAGRVVRTPVGLVDLAPTLLRLAGVKVPKTMEGRPLIDDGRVSAPADRAFEMEALHGARAYGWRPLAGVVKGRFKLLSAGRPHLYDLAADPAERRDLATTHPRVVAALVDRLPALDGAAAPGEETAADTERLATLRSLGYAAGAPPLPGDRRPDPLEAVASLQVLHHAREVLAAPDADPRALAQATTRLEHMLADNPANLPARLTLGNLWLARGQVARAITVYEQALRRAADDDRVHQLLGRAWRARRPVTEESLATAAAAFRRALELRPRNPEATGGLAETLIDLGRADQALAVLDQAAARDVEDPRLLLLRGSLLAAAGRGEPALQAFRRALELDPTDAAVLEAMGKLSWTRGRPGQAADYYRQALAAAPRPELARTLGSIYLALENIPAARQAFETALRLDPDGREAGRIREILRELPR; encoded by the coding sequence GTGCTGGCCCTGCTGGCGGCTTGTTTGTTCCTGGCAGCCGCACCGGCGAGCGCTCCCTCCGGGCGTCCCGCGGGGATCGTACTGATCACCCTGGACACCACCCGGGCCGATCACCTGGGCTGCTACGGCCGCAGCCCCTCTCCCACCCCGAACCTCGACGTCCTGGCCGCCGCCGGAGTGCGCTTCGACCAGGCCCTCTCCCCCGCGCCCCTGACCCTGCCGGCCCACGCGAGCGTGATGACCGGCCTGCCGCCGCGCCTTCACGGCGCCCGGGACAACGGCGAGCGACTGCCCCCCGGGGTCAAGACCCTGGCAGAAGCTCTCGCCGATGCCGGCTGGCAGACCGCCGCCGTGGTGGGCTCGGCGGTGCTCGACCGGGCGACCGGCATCGACCGCGGATTCGCCGTCTTCGACGATCAGGTGCGGCAGGGCCCCCGGCGCTGGTTCGACTGGCGGGAGCGGGCCGCCAGCCAGGTGGTCGATCGGGCCCTCGAAGAAGTCGCAAGGCTCGAGTCCCCGTTCCTGCTCTGGGTCCACCTCTACGACCCCCACCTGCCCTGGGTCGCCCCCGAACCCTGGCGCAGCCGTTTCGAGGGCCACCCCTACCAGGCCGAGATCGCCTTCGCCGACGACCAGCTCGGGCGGCTGCTGGCGGCCGTGCGTCGCCGCTGGCCGGCGGTGCTGGTGGCGGTGGCGGGGGACCACGGCGAGAGCCTGGGCGAGCACGGGGAGAAGGACCACGGAGTGCTGCTCTTCCAGACCACCCAGCGAGTACCGTTGATCCTCGCCGGCCCCTCCGTCCCGGCCGGCCGGGTGGTCCGCACGCCGGTGGGCCTGGTGGACCTGGCGCCCACCCTGTTGCGCCTGGCCGGCGTGAAAGTGCCGAAGACGATGGAGGGGCGGCCCCTGATCGACGACGGCCGGGTCAGCGCACCTGCCGACCGCGCCTTCGAGATGGAAGCCCTGCACGGGGCCCGGGCCTACGGCTGGCGCCCCCTGGCCGGAGTGGTCAAGGGTCGATTCAAGCTCCTGAGTGCGGGCCGTCCCCACCTCTACGACCTGGCCGCCGACCCGGCCGAGCGGCGTGACCTGGCCACCACGCACCCTCGCGTCGTCGCCGCCCTCGTCGATCGGCTCCCCGCCCTGGACGGGGCGGCGGCCCCGGGAGAGGAGACGGCGGCCGATACCGAGCGGCTGGCCACCCTGCGCTCACTGGGCTACGCCGCCGGCGCCCCCCCCCTGCCCGGCGACCGGCGACCGGATCCCCTCGAAGCGGTGGCTTCCCTCCAGGTGCTGCATCACGCCCGGGAGGTCCTCGCCGCTCCCGACGCCGACCCCCGGGCCCTGGCCCAGGCCACCACCCGGCTCGAACACATGCTCGCCGACAACCCCGCCAACCTCCCCGCCCGACTCACCCTGGGCAACCTGTGGCTGGCCCGCGGGCAGGTCGCCCGGGCGATCACCGTCTACGAGCAGGCGCTCCGCCGCGCCGCCGACGACGACCGGGTCCATCAGCTCCTCGGCCGGGCCTGGCGCGCCCGGCGCCCGGTCACCGAGGAGTCCCTGGCCACCGCCGCGGCCGCCTTCCGCCGGGCCCTGGAACTGCGTCCCCGCAACCCCGAGGCCACCGGCGGCCTGGCCGAGACCCTGATCGATCTCGGCCGCGCCGATCAGGCTCTGGCCGTCCTCGACCAGGCAGCGGCCCGAGACGTGGAAGACCCGCGCCTGCTGCTGCTTCGCGGCTCGCTGCTCGCGGCGGCGGGCCGGGGCGAACCGGCCCTGCAGGCCTTCCGCCGGGCCCTCGAACTCGATCCCACGGACGCCGCGGTCCTCGAAGCGATGGGCAAGCTGTCCTGGACCCGGGGCCGGCCCGGGCAGGCCGCCGACTACTACCGGCAGGCCCTGGCCGCCGCGCCCCGCCCGGAACTGGCCCGGACCCTGGGCTCGATCTACCTGGCTCTCGAGAACATTCCCGCCGCCCGCCAGGCCTTCGAAACCGCCCTGCGCCTCGATCCCGACGGGCGGGAGGCCGGACGCATCCGCGAGATCCTTCGGGAACTGCCCCGCTGA
- a CDS encoding S8 family serine peptidase, with amino-acid sequence MRSLLTAVALLGVLSPAPCFATDDGITLRSGHLAGPDDSGGLDAGLRREPAALTAGGGVLLRLAAPPSPAARTRLENAGARVAAWLGPRSLIATLAPGRLEAVRALPEVAWLAPFHPGLRLAPELAAVQADDPRRRIPVVIEMFPDLDPAPLLRRLRRQGIDVPGLAPPRSGSAPRGARLVFLATPARIAALRSEWAKWEEVLWIGRRPSYRLLNDASAWVGQSGLDGGQATPIHDAGLLGQGQVVAVFDTGLDADMCFFRDDLLGLPPVALGTDPGAPDPAQRKVRIVDFLWNQDDPANPADWDSQGHGTHVAGSVAADDLATVGLRDPGDGMAPRASLVIQDGGYQVDDCADLPAIGCPAADLQPFFLQAYRQGARIHTNSWGDRENFSPPNIYSEGSADADAFMWEHPDFLLLFAAGNSGPGPNTVGSPATAKNVVAVGATAHGASAGAMASFSSRGRTEDGRIKPDVTAPGAGVISADADGSVETDNCSTISMSGTSMATPTAAGLAALVREYFEKGFYPTGRESLSDALSASAALLKAALIASARPMEELSPPPPSDDQGWGRILLDDVLYLADDPLRLHVTDAIDRFSTSGESPDEAVIEVLDDRRPLKVVLSWTDFPSTPAAALNLVNDLDLEVQAPDGTLYRGNNFSGGFSVPGGVADARNNVEVVRIETPRAGNWILRVVPRVIAEAGQGYAMVVTGRLPASGVVLERMELIIDDAVGGNGDGVLEPGEWADLPLTLLNSGDSPATGVTAELTSLTATVDVPRATTVFPDLAGGRQALSSPPHLRIHLALDHPCTEPVTLRLTYRAEGYQRREDLTLPTGRREVFATDDFEGTTGWRHVPEESDAVSGDWVVGDPVGTDYQPEDDASPDPGLRCLYTAPNPGGQAGVDDVDDGVVVARSAPVDLSAHPEARLTLERWFANRDTGEDAGDYFELSIRKSSTAPEVLLERLGTNDSAPRWTEVSFRVAEFIAPSAETQLRVAAADGPATGNIIEAAIDALSWWDPLCETWNPPPAPIRTLRLQRQAGDVELTWQRPAADPGHGEAESYTIHRSETPSGGWQPRDEVVDPAPVLSWIDAGAADPQPPFHAWLVLATNAAGTSDTLP; translated from the coding sequence ATGCGTTCGCTGCTGACGGCCGTCGCTCTGCTCGGCGTGCTCTCCCCTGCCCCCTGTTTCGCCACCGACGACGGTATCACCCTGCGCAGCGGCCACCTGGCCGGTCCCGACGACAGCGGAGGCCTGGACGCGGGCCTGCGCCGGGAACCGGCGGCGTTGACCGCCGGCGGGGGCGTGTTGTTGCGGCTGGCGGCGCCGCCCTCCCCGGCGGCGCGGACTCGTCTCGAAAACGCGGGAGCCCGGGTGGCCGCCTGGCTCGGCCCCCGCTCCCTGATCGCCACCCTGGCACCGGGACGCCTGGAGGCCGTGCGGGCCTTGCCGGAGGTGGCCTGGCTGGCGCCCTTCCACCCCGGCTTGCGCCTGGCCCCGGAGCTTGCCGCAGTGCAGGCGGACGATCCCCGGCGACGGATTCCGGTGGTGATCGAAATGTTCCCCGATCTCGACCCCGCCCCTCTCCTCCGGCGCCTCCGACGCCAGGGCATCGACGTGCCGGGGCTGGCGCCGCCCCGGTCGGGCAGCGCCCCCCGCGGGGCCCGGCTGGTCTTCCTCGCGACACCGGCACGTATCGCCGCACTGCGCTCCGAGTGGGCGAAATGGGAGGAGGTGCTGTGGATCGGTCGCCGGCCGAGCTACCGCCTGCTCAACGACGCCTCGGCGTGGGTCGGCCAGTCCGGTCTCGACGGCGGACAGGCGACGCCGATCCACGACGCGGGCCTGCTGGGCCAGGGCCAGGTGGTGGCCGTCTTCGACACGGGCCTCGACGCCGACATGTGCTTTTTTCGAGACGACCTGCTGGGCCTGCCTCCGGTGGCCCTGGGCACGGACCCCGGCGCCCCCGACCCGGCCCAGCGCAAAGTCCGCATCGTGGATTTCCTCTGGAACCAGGACGACCCGGCCAACCCCGCCGACTGGGACAGCCAGGGCCACGGCACCCACGTGGCCGGATCGGTGGCCGCCGACGACCTGGCCACGGTGGGCCTGCGGGACCCCGGGGACGGCATGGCGCCCCGGGCCAGCCTGGTGATCCAGGACGGGGGCTACCAGGTGGACGACTGCGCCGACCTTCCCGCCATCGGCTGCCCGGCCGCCGACCTGCAACCCTTCTTCCTCCAGGCCTACCGGCAGGGGGCGCGAATCCACACCAACTCCTGGGGCGACCGGGAGAACTTCTCGCCGCCGAACATCTATTCCGAAGGTTCCGCCGACGCCGACGCCTTCATGTGGGAACACCCCGACTTCCTGCTGCTCTTCGCCGCGGGCAACTCGGGCCCCGGACCGAACACCGTGGGGAGCCCCGCCACGGCCAAGAACGTGGTGGCGGTGGGGGCCACCGCTCACGGCGCGTCGGCCGGCGCCATGGCTTCGTTCTCTTCCCGGGGCCGGACCGAGGACGGACGCATCAAACCCGACGTGACGGCTCCCGGGGCCGGAGTGATCTCCGCCGACGCGGACGGCAGCGTCGAGACCGACAACTGCTCGACGATCTCCATGAGTGGCACATCGATGGCCACCCCGACCGCGGCGGGCCTCGCCGCCCTGGTACGCGAGTACTTCGAAAAGGGCTTCTACCCCACGGGCCGGGAGAGCCTGTCCGACGCCCTGTCGGCCAGCGCCGCTCTGCTCAAGGCGGCCCTGATCGCCTCGGCCAGGCCGATGGAAGAACTCAGCCCCCCCCCTCCCTCCGACGACCAGGGCTGGGGCAGGATCCTGCTCGACGACGTGCTCTACCTGGCCGACGACCCCCTCCGTCTGCACGTGACCGATGCGATCGACCGATTCAGCACGTCGGGGGAGAGCCCCGACGAGGCGGTGATCGAGGTGCTCGACGACCGCCGACCACTGAAGGTCGTGCTGAGCTGGACCGACTTCCCCTCCACTCCCGCCGCGGCCCTCAACCTGGTCAACGACCTCGACCTGGAGGTGCAGGCGCCTGACGGCACCCTCTACCGGGGCAACAACTTCAGCGGTGGTTTCTCGGTTCCCGGCGGAGTCGCCGACGCGCGGAACAACGTGGAAGTGGTGCGCATCGAAACGCCCCGGGCGGGAAACTGGATCCTGCGGGTCGTCCCGCGGGTGATCGCCGAAGCCGGCCAGGGCTACGCAATGGTGGTCACCGGGCGACTGCCCGCCTCCGGTGTGGTCCTCGAGCGGATGGAGCTGATCATCGATGACGCCGTTGGCGGAAACGGAGACGGCGTGCTGGAGCCCGGCGAATGGGCGGACCTCCCGTTGACCCTGCTCAACAGCGGCGACAGCCCGGCCACAGGCGTGACGGCCGAGTTGACCAGCCTGACCGCCACCGTGGACGTACCCCGGGCGACGACGGTTTTTCCGGACCTGGCCGGTGGCCGGCAGGCCCTCTCGAGCCCCCCTCACCTGAGAATCCACCTGGCCCTGGACCATCCCTGCACCGAACCGGTGACACTGCGCCTGACCTACCGCGCCGAGGGTTACCAGCGCCGGGAAGACCTGACCCTGCCGACGGGCCGCCGGGAGGTCTTCGCCACCGACGACTTCGAGGGGACCACGGGCTGGCGGCACGTGCCGGAAGAGAGCGACGCGGTGAGCGGCGACTGGGTGGTGGGCGATCCGGTGGGCACCGACTACCAACCGGAAGACGACGCCAGCCCGGACCCGGGGCTGCGCTGCCTGTACACCGCACCCAACCCCGGCGGCCAGGCGGGGGTCGATGACGTGGACGACGGCGTGGTCGTCGCCCGCTCGGCGCCTGTCGACCTGTCGGCCCACCCCGAAGCGCGGCTGACACTCGAGCGATGGTTCGCCAACCGGGACACGGGCGAGGACGCGGGAGATTACTTCGAGTTGTCGATTCGCAAGTCCTCCACGGCACCCGAGGTCCTCCTCGAGCGGCTCGGCACGAACGACTCGGCTCCCCGCTGGACCGAGGTGAGCTTCCGCGTGGCGGAGTTCATCGCGCCCAGCGCGGAAACCCAGCTCCGCGTCGCGGCCGCCGACGGGCCGGCCACGGGTAACATCATCGAGGCGGCCATCGACGCGTTGAGCTGGTGGGACCCCCTGTGCGAGACGTGGAATCCTCCGCCGGCACCGATCCGGACCCTCCGCCTCCAACGCCAGGCCGGCGACGTGGAACTGACCTGGCAACGCCCGGCGGCCGACCCCGGCCACGGGGAGGCGGAGAGTTACACGATCCACCGGTCCGAAACTCCCAGCGGCGGCTGGCAGCCCCGGGACGAGGTGGTCGACCCGGCCCCCGTGTTGTCCTGGATCGACGCCGGCGCCGCCGACCCGCAGCCACCGTTCCATGCCTGGCTGGTGCTGGCGACCAACGCCGCCGGCACCTCCGACACCCTGCCGTAG